A stretch of bacterium DNA encodes these proteins:
- the chrA gene encoding chromate efflux transporter: protein MAATDGGLELNRVSLREIARVFAKVGTVGFGGGVGMLALLRQEVVEKRQWVDDAELSVAVAMGQMLPGPFVSNYAEYIGYELRGLKGMVVAVIALLAPCFVLMCGLSFLYFRFGSVPLVTKLFGGVQPVVVGILAWATWSIGKANIKTWQAVVIGVIAAAALFSKADVLLVVVGCGVLGVLLNRTKAEARSERLEARSDEGGEEKEEGQEPKAKRQNGGQRKAKGGRRMAFAPWIPAILFATVAVAAGPTAWQKAVGLSYVFLKVGTVIFGGGFAAIPFLQHEVVEVHHWLSMREFIDGVALGQITPGPVAITAAFIGYKVLGLWGALIAALGTFLPSSLMLWGLIHVYRRISSNPLVRGFLSGVMPAVTGMLLSATVFVGRSAIHGPVHAGLAVVALCLLLFVKVEPVWLVLGGAVVGMVL from the coding sequence ATGGCAGCGACCGACGGCGGTCTTGAGCTGAACCGCGTGAGCCTGCGCGAAATCGCGCGGGTGTTTGCGAAGGTTGGGACAGTCGGGTTCGGCGGCGGGGTCGGGATGCTTGCGCTGCTGCGGCAGGAAGTGGTAGAGAAGCGGCAGTGGGTTGACGACGCGGAACTGAGCGTCGCGGTGGCGATGGGACAGATGCTGCCCGGGCCGTTTGTCTCCAACTATGCCGAGTACATCGGCTACGAGTTGCGCGGGTTGAAAGGCATGGTTGTGGCGGTCATCGCGCTGCTGGCGCCATGTTTCGTCCTGATGTGCGGGCTTAGTTTCCTCTATTTCCGGTTCGGCAGCGTGCCGTTGGTGACGAAGCTGTTCGGCGGCGTTCAGCCGGTGGTCGTAGGAATCCTCGCATGGGCGACGTGGTCGATAGGTAAGGCTAACATCAAGACCTGGCAGGCGGTAGTAATCGGCGTCATCGCTGCGGCTGCGCTTTTCTCCAAGGCCGACGTGCTGCTGGTGGTGGTGGGGTGCGGAGTGCTGGGAGTACTGCTGAACAGGACGAAGGCAGAGGCTAGAAGCGAGAGGCTAGAAGCTAGAAGTGACGAGGGAGGGGAGGAGAAGGAAGAAGGCCAAGAACCAAAAGCCAAAAGGCAAAACGGGGGACAGCGAAAGGCGAAGGGCGGGAGGCGAATGGCGTTCGCGCCGTGGATCCCTGCAATCCTGTTTGCCACTGTGGCGGTTGCCGCGGGACCGACGGCGTGGCAGAAGGCGGTCGGGCTTAGCTATGTCTTTCTGAAGGTCGGCACTGTCATCTTTGGCGGCGGGTTTGCGGCTATTCCTTTCCTGCAGCATGAGGTTGTGGAGGTGCATCACTGGCTGTCGATGCGGGAGTTCATCGACGGCGTGGCGCTGGGACAGATTACACCCGGGCCGGTGGCGATTACGGCGGCGTTCATCGGGTACAAGGTGCTGGGTCTCTGGGGTGCGTTGATAGCGGCTCTCGGCACTTTCCTGCCGTCGTCTCTCATGCTCTGGGGCTTGATTCACGTCTACCGTCGCATATCATCTAATCCGCTCGTCCGCGGATTTCTCTCCGGCGTGATGCCGGCAGTGACCGGGATGTTGCTCTCGGCCACGGTGTTTGTGGGCCGGAGCGCGATTCACGGACCGGTTCATGCGGGCCTTGCGGTGGTTGCGCTTTGCCTGCTGCTCTTCGTCAAGGTTGAGCCGGTGTGGCTGGTGCTGGGCGGAGCGGTGGTCGGGATGGTTCTATAG
- a CDS encoding DUF4126 domain-containing protein encodes MQYALYVLLGIGLAAACGFRVFVPFLVISIAALAGHLRLAPDFAWLGSWPALIIFGVATLLEIVAYYVPWLDHLLDIAATPVAIVAGIVVTASVVTGMSPVLRWSLAAIAGGGVAAAIQLATVALRRASTYATAGLAHPLAATLETGGSVGMSILSLLLPFVAGLLAIILILIATHWLLRHRARA; translated from the coding sequence ATGCAATACGCGCTCTACGTTCTATTGGGCATCGGCCTTGCCGCAGCCTGTGGGTTTCGGGTCTTCGTGCCGTTCCTCGTAATCAGCATCGCTGCCTTGGCCGGGCACCTTAGACTCGCGCCCGACTTTGCCTGGCTCGGCTCGTGGCCCGCGCTCATCATCTTCGGGGTCGCAACCTTACTCGAAATCGTCGCCTATTACGTGCCCTGGCTCGACCACCTGCTCGATATCGCGGCGACGCCTGTCGCAATCGTCGCCGGCATCGTTGTCACGGCTTCGGTCGTAACAGGGATGAGCCCGGTGTTACGCTGGTCCCTTGCGGCAATCGCCGGAGGCGGAGTAGCCGCCGCGATCCAGCTTGCCACGGTCGCTCTGCGCCGGGCGTCGACCTACGCGACTGCCGGGCTGGCGCACCCGCTCGCGGCCACGCTCGAAACCGGCGGCTCAGTCGGGATGTCGATTCTGAGCCTGCTCCTGCCGTTCGTCGCCGGCTTGCTGGCAATCATTCTCATCCTCATCGCGACCCACTGGCTTCTCCGCCACCGCGCCCGGGCCTGA